One part of the Bradyrhizobium sp. CB1650 genome encodes these proteins:
- a CDS encoding rhodanese-related sulfurtransferase, producing MPYKVAAFYQFAALPDYRELREPLRAFCAGLSLKGSVLLAEEGINGTIAGAPDAIDAFARELAYGTMFGGRLDNLELKFSTAEAMPFGRLKVRLKKEIVTLGDEAADPTRQVGTYVDATEWNALIATPDTLLLDTRNAFEVAMGTFEGAVDPGIKSFGQFKDFAAEQLDPAKHRRIAMFCTGGIRCEKASAHLLARGFAEVYHLKGGILKYLEEVPEAHSRWRGECFVFDERVALGHGLRERDKGRVRDE from the coding sequence ATGCCTTACAAGGTCGCGGCCTTCTACCAGTTCGCCGCCCTGCCCGATTATCGCGAGCTGCGCGAGCCGTTGCGCGCGTTCTGCGCCGGGCTGTCCCTGAAAGGCAGCGTGCTGCTCGCCGAGGAGGGCATCAACGGCACGATTGCGGGAGCGCCCGACGCGATCGATGCGTTCGCTCGTGAGCTCGCATACGGCACCATGTTCGGCGGCAGGCTCGACAATCTCGAATTGAAATTCTCGACCGCGGAAGCGATGCCGTTCGGCCGGCTCAAGGTGCGGCTGAAGAAGGAGATCGTCACGCTCGGCGATGAGGCCGCCGACCCGACGCGCCAGGTCGGCACCTATGTCGACGCCACCGAATGGAACGCGCTGATCGCGACGCCCGACACGCTGCTGCTCGACACCCGCAACGCCTTCGAGGTGGCGATGGGTACGTTCGAGGGCGCGGTCGATCCCGGCATCAAGAGCTTCGGCCAATTCAAGGATTTTGCCGCGGAGCAGCTCGATCCGGCAAAACACCGCAGGATCGCGATGTTCTGCACCGGCGGAATCCGCTGCGAGAAGGCGAGTGCGCATCTGCTCGCGCGCGGCTTTGCCGAGGTCTACCACCTCAAGGGCGGCATCCTGAAATACCTCGAAGAGGTGCCGGAGGCGCACAGCCGCTGGCGCGGCGAATGCTTCGTGTTCGACGAGCGGGTCGCGCTCGGCCACGGTCTGCGCGAACGAGACAAGGGGCGCGTACGTGACGAATGA
- a CDS encoding SlyX family protein: MTNEIKALSERIDTLETRLAYQDDTIESLNQTITAQWKQIDALTRQIAQLAERLQEAEANSPGPANERPPHY; encoded by the coding sequence GTGACGAATGAGATCAAGGCGCTGAGCGAACGCATCGACACGCTGGAGACGCGTCTCGCCTATCAGGACGACACCATCGAATCGCTGAACCAGACCATCACCGCGCAATGGAAGCAGATTGACGCACTGACGCGGCAGATCGCGCAGCTCGCCGAACGGCTCCAGGAGGCCGAAGCCAATTCGCCCGGGCCCGCCAATGAGCGGCCGCCGCACTACTGA
- a CDS encoding diguanylate cyclase, translating to MNVTSQRAGWSRLPLRAAAFVVLTCAAIFGVSGWREWTAREAVLKGAETEMANVARSLTQHAEDSLDLLDSGVVGVVSRLEMDGTDPTTIGKLRNLLEMRKKAIARIHSLAIVDDKGNWLTNSGTVTSTLSDDEFFRHHQFSPKREAYVGRPVKSLLDGEWVVTLSRRFNRLDGSFGGVVLATIGANYLSHFYEQFEIGRNSSVTLVHGDGLIIARSPSNDKFVGRSVADTPLFRDPSLQTPGGAYHFKSPLDGLDRVSFFKRSGRYPLVLLATVDKEELLGPWRAAAVSRMLYVLALVVLIAIIGAVLVRQLQRGQRMAAALSEKEAHFRLLAEGSSDMVTRIGLDERLRYVSPSSVRVVGWRANQLIGTPSLAGIHPDDRPQVQAIVDAMKRGEKDEARVTYRNAHRLNAEVWLESTMRVTRKDNGTVDGVVAISRDITEQKKLETRLETLAIEDSLTGLANRRCFDERLREEWALAYRDRSSLALLMIDVDHFKAYNDEYGHPAGDACLRVVARILAAEMRRAGDLAARYGGEEFAMLLPNTDAAGCARIGERIRRAIRGAGLVHTSNQVSGCVTASLGGAACRPALERTAGGASLVEAADRALYTAKQSGRDRLMMSGELTNPLPKASGF from the coding sequence ATGAACGTCACCTCCCAGAGAGCCGGATGGAGCCGCCTGCCGCTGCGGGCGGCCGCGTTCGTCGTGCTGACCTGCGCGGCGATTTTCGGCGTGAGTGGCTGGCGCGAATGGACCGCACGCGAGGCTGTGCTCAAAGGCGCCGAGACGGAGATGGCCAACGTCGCCCGCTCGCTGACGCAGCACGCCGAGGACAGCCTCGATCTCCTGGATTCCGGGGTGGTCGGTGTCGTCAGCCGGCTGGAAATGGACGGCACGGATCCGACCACGATCGGAAAGCTGCGAAACCTCCTGGAAATGCGCAAGAAGGCGATCGCGCGCATTCACAGCCTTGCCATTGTCGACGACAAGGGCAATTGGCTGACCAACTCGGGCACGGTTACCTCGACACTCAGCGATGACGAGTTCTTCCGTCATCACCAGTTTTCGCCGAAGCGGGAGGCCTATGTCGGCCGTCCCGTGAAGAGCCTCCTGGACGGCGAATGGGTGGTCACGCTGTCGCGCCGCTTCAACAGGCTGGACGGCAGCTTTGGCGGCGTCGTGCTGGCGACCATCGGCGCCAACTACCTCTCGCATTTCTACGAGCAGTTCGAGATCGGCCGCAACAGCTCGGTGACGCTGGTGCACGGCGACGGCCTGATCATCGCGCGTAGCCCGAGCAACGACAAGTTCGTGGGCCGCAGCGTCGCCGATACGCCGCTATTCCGCGACCCGAGCCTGCAGACGCCGGGCGGGGCCTATCATTTCAAGTCGCCGCTGGACGGCCTCGATCGCGTCAGCTTCTTCAAGCGCAGCGGCCGCTACCCGCTCGTCCTGCTCGCCACGGTCGACAAGGAGGAATTGCTCGGGCCGTGGCGCGCGGCCGCGGTCTCCCGTATGCTCTACGTGCTCGCGCTGGTCGTGCTGATCGCGATCATCGGCGCGGTGCTGGTGCGGCAGTTGCAGCGCGGGCAGCGCATGGCCGCAGCCCTCAGCGAGAAGGAAGCCCACTTCCGCCTGCTCGCGGAAGGCTCGAGCGACATGGTGACCCGCATCGGGCTCGACGAGCGGCTGCGCTATGTCTCGCCCTCGTCGGTTCGCGTCGTCGGCTGGCGCGCCAATCAACTGATCGGGACGCCATCGCTCGCCGGCATCCATCCCGACGACCGGCCGCAGGTCCAGGCCATCGTCGACGCCATGAAGCGCGGCGAGAAGGACGAGGCCCGGGTCACCTACCGCAACGCGCACCGGCTCAACGCCGAGGTGTGGCTCGAGTCGACCATGCGAGTGACGCGCAAGGACAATGGCACCGTCGATGGCGTGGTCGCGATCTCGCGCGACATCACCGAGCAGAAGAAGCTGGAAACCAGGCTCGAGACCCTCGCGATCGAGGACAGCCTCACCGGGCTCGCCAACCGCCGTTGCTTCGACGAACGCCTCAGGGAGGAATGGGCGCTCGCCTATCGCGACCGCTCGAGCCTTGCCCTCTTGATGATCGATGTCGATCACTTCAAGGCCTACAACGACGAATACGGCCATCCCGCAGGCGACGCCTGCCTGCGTGTGGTCGCGAGGATTCTGGCGGCGGAGATGCGGCGCGCCGGCGATCTCGCGGCGCGCTATGGCGGCGAAGAATTCGCCATGCTGCTGCCGAACACCGATGCGGCCGGTTGCGCGCGGATCGGCGAACGGATTCGCCGGGCGATCCGTGGGGCGGGTCTCGTCCATACGTCCAATCAGGTGTCGGGCTGTGTCACCGCCTCGCTTGGCGGCGCGGCGTGCCGACCGGCGCTCGAGCGTACCGCAGGGGGCGCATCGCTGGTGGAAGCCGCCGATCGTGCGCTCTACACCGCCAAGCAATCCGGCCGCGACCGCTTGATGATGTCGGGCGAGCTGACGAACCCGTTGCCAAAGGCGTCCGGCTTCTGA
- the hemE gene encoding uroporphyrinogen decarboxylase: MPQSATKPFIDVLSGRRQAIPPAWMMRQAGRYLPEYREVRARAGGFLDLCFSPELAAEVTLQPIRRFGFDAAIIFSDILVIPYALGRSVRFEVGEGPRLEPLDDPGKVATLAPRADFTKLAPVFEALRIVRGALDPKVALIGFCGAPWTVATYMVAGHGTPDQAPARMMAYRHPEAFSRIIDVLVDNSIQYLLAQLAAGADALQIFDTWAGVLPPAEFARWSIEPTRRIVAGVRAKVPDAKIIGFPRGAGALLPAYVEATGVNAVSIDWTAEPAFIRERVQTRVAVQGNLDPLVLITGGDALDRAVDNVLANFAEGRLIFNLGHGIQPETPIAHVEQMLKRVRG; this comes from the coding sequence GTGCCCCAATCTGCGACGAAACCCTTCATCGACGTGCTCTCCGGTCGGCGCCAAGCCATCCCGCCGGCCTGGATGATGCGGCAGGCCGGCCGATATCTGCCCGAATACCGCGAGGTCCGTGCGAGGGCCGGCGGCTTCCTCGACCTCTGCTTCTCACCGGAACTTGCCGCTGAAGTCACGCTGCAGCCGATCCGCCGTTTCGGCTTCGATGCAGCGATCATCTTCTCCGACATTCTGGTGATCCCCTACGCGCTCGGCCGCTCCGTGCGCTTCGAGGTCGGGGAAGGTCCGCGCCTCGAGCCGTTGGATGATCCCGGCAAGGTCGCGACGCTGGCGCCACGTGCCGACTTCACCAAGCTCGCTCCGGTGTTCGAGGCCTTGCGCATCGTGCGCGGCGCGCTCGATCCGAAGGTTGCGCTGATCGGATTCTGCGGCGCGCCGTGGACGGTCGCAACCTATATGGTCGCAGGCCACGGCACGCCGGACCAGGCGCCGGCGCGGATGATGGCCTATCGGCATCCCGAGGCATTCTCGAGAATCATCGACGTGCTGGTCGACAATTCGATTCAGTATCTGCTGGCGCAACTCGCCGCCGGGGCCGACGCCTTGCAGATCTTCGATACCTGGGCGGGTGTGCTGCCGCCGGCCGAGTTCGCGCGCTGGTCGATCGAGCCGACGCGGCGCATCGTCGCCGGCGTGCGCGCCAAGGTGCCGGACGCGAAGATCATCGGCTTTCCCCGCGGCGCCGGCGCGCTATTGCCCGCCTATGTGGAGGCAACCGGCGTCAACGCCGTCAGCATCGACTGGACCGCGGAGCCAGCCTTCATCCGCGAGCGCGTGCAGACGCGCGTCGCCGTGCAGGGCAATCTCGATCCGCTGGTGCTGATCACCGGCGGCGATGCGCTCGACCGTGCCGTCGACAACGTGCTGGCGAACTTTGCGGAAGGACGGCTGATCTTCAATCTCGGCCACGGCATCCAGCCGGAAACGCCGATCGCCCATGTCGAGCAGATGCTGAAGCGCGTGCGCGGGTGA
- the hemC gene encoding hydroxymethylbilane synthase: MATRLRIGTRKSAMALAQTEEIARRLTAALPDLEVEIVKFDTTGDLDQTSKLLPHGGKGGAFVAQIRAAVLSGELQAAMHSLKDMPGNEDTPGLVIGATLSRDPPGDALVLRDGVTLEALRQSRGRGFKIGTNAVRRAAYARRLFPQVEVIHFRGAADTRVRKLDNGEKQRLPDGGAVGPADALIMARSGLDRVGLSSRIAYEFTPAEMLPAAGQGIVAVECAAQDWQTRRILASIDDPAAHACADAEREVLWVLNGHCNSPVAAYSTIDADQMSLAASVLDLSGNTIIEASRMGPANRPRELGRAVGLDLLAKGAADIIERSRPR, from the coding sequence TTGGCTACACGGCTACGGATCGGCACGCGCAAGAGCGCGATGGCGCTGGCACAGACGGAAGAAATCGCGCGCCGCCTGACCGCCGCATTGCCTGATCTCGAGGTCGAGATCGTCAAGTTCGACACCACGGGCGATCTCGACCAGACCAGCAAGCTGTTGCCGCATGGCGGCAAGGGCGGCGCCTTCGTGGCGCAGATCCGTGCCGCCGTGCTGTCGGGCGAATTGCAAGCGGCGATGCATTCGCTGAAGGACATGCCGGGCAACGAGGACACGCCGGGCCTCGTGATCGGCGCGACGTTGTCGCGCGATCCGCCCGGTGACGCGCTGGTGCTGCGCGACGGCGTGACGCTGGAGGCGCTGCGCCAGTCGCGCGGCAGGGGTTTCAAGATCGGCACCAATGCGGTGCGCCGCGCGGCCTATGCGCGGCGGCTGTTTCCGCAAGTTGAGGTGATCCACTTCCGTGGCGCCGCCGACACCCGCGTGCGCAAGCTCGACAATGGCGAGAAGCAGCGCCTGCCGGACGGCGGCGCGGTGGGACCGGCGGACGCTCTGATCATGGCGCGTTCGGGGCTCGATCGCGTCGGCCTATCCAGCCGCATCGCCTACGAGTTCACGCCTGCGGAGATGCTGCCGGCGGCCGGGCAGGGGATCGTCGCCGTCGAATGCGCGGCACAGGATTGGCAGACGCGGCGTATCCTTGCATCGATCGACGATCCGGCCGCCCACGCCTGCGCCGATGCCGAGCGCGAGGTGTTGTGGGTGCTCAACGGCCATTGCAACTCGCCGGTGGCGGCTTACTCGACGATCGACGCCGATCAGATGTCGCTCGCCGCATCCGTGCTCGATCTGTCCGGCAACACCATCATCGAAGCCTCGCGCATGGGCCCTGCCAACCGGCCGCGGGAACTCGGCCGTGCGGTGGGTCTCGATCTGCTGGCCAAGGGTGCGGCGGACATCATCGAGCGCAGCCGGCCGCGATAA
- a CDS encoding choline dehydrogenase, producing MNANSALAPSDPEFDYVIIGAGSAGCVLANRLSANGKHTVLLLEAGPKDANIWIHVPLGYGKLFKEKTVNWMYQTEPEPELKGRQVFQPRGKTLGGSSSINGLLYVRGQHEDYDRWRQLGNAGWGYDDVLPYFKKAENQARGASEFHGSGGPLPVSDMIVTDPLSKAFIDAAVETGLPYNPDFNGASQEGVGLFQTTTRNGRRASTAVAYLGPAKSRGNLKIETGALGQRILFEGRRAVGLEYRQGAQLRRARARKEIVLSSGAYNSPQLLQLSGVGPADLLRKHGIDVVVDAQGVGHDLQDHMQVRIVMRCSQKITLNDTVNHPIRRTLEGARYALFRKGWLTIAAGTAGAFFKTSPRLASPDIQVHFLPFSTDKMGEKLHDFSGFTASVCQLRPESRGSLRIRSADPTVPPEIRINYMSTETDRTTNVEGLKILRTILGAPALKPFVVDELDPGAKVSTDAELLDFCRERGSTIYHPTSTCRMGNDALAVVDQRLKVKGLEGLRVVDGSIMPDLVSGNTNAPIIMIAEKASDMILEDAR from the coding sequence ATGAACGCAAACTCCGCCCTCGCGCCGTCAGATCCCGAATTCGACTACGTCATCATCGGCGCCGGCTCGGCTGGCTGCGTGCTCGCCAACCGGCTCTCCGCGAACGGCAAGCACACCGTGCTGCTGCTCGAAGCGGGACCGAAGGATGCCAACATCTGGATCCACGTGCCGCTCGGCTACGGCAAGCTGTTCAAGGAAAAGACCGTCAACTGGATGTACCAGACCGAGCCGGAGCCCGAGCTCAAGGGACGCCAGGTGTTCCAGCCGCGCGGCAAGACGCTGGGCGGATCGAGCTCGATCAACGGCCTGCTCTACGTCCGCGGCCAGCACGAGGACTACGACCGCTGGCGCCAGCTCGGCAATGCCGGCTGGGGCTATGATGACGTACTGCCGTATTTCAAGAAGGCGGAGAACCAGGCGCGGGGGGCCAGTGAATTCCACGGCAGCGGCGGGCCGCTGCCGGTGTCGGACATGATCGTGACCGATCCGTTGTCAAAAGCCTTCATCGATGCGGCGGTCGAAACCGGACTGCCCTACAATCCCGACTTCAACGGCGCCTCGCAGGAGGGCGTCGGCTTGTTCCAGACCACGACGCGCAACGGCCGCCGCGCCTCCACCGCGGTCGCCTATCTCGGCCCGGCCAAGAGCCGCGGCAATCTCAAGATCGAGACTGGCGCGCTCGGCCAGCGCATCCTGTTCGAGGGCCGTCGCGCGGTCGGCCTCGAGTACCGGCAGGGCGCGCAGCTTCGCCGCGCTCGGGCGCGCAAGGAGATCGTGCTGTCGAGCGGGGCCTACAATTCGCCGCAGCTCCTGCAGCTCTCCGGCGTCGGACCCGCCGATCTCCTGCGCAAGCACGGCATCGATGTGGTGGTGGACGCGCAGGGCGTCGGCCATGATCTCCAGGACCACATGCAGGTCCGCATCGTGATGCGCTGCTCGCAGAAGATCACGCTGAACGACACCGTCAATCATCCGATCCGCCGCACGCTCGAAGGCGCGCGCTATGCGCTGTTCCGCAAGGGCTGGCTGACGATCGCGGCGGGCACCGCAGGCGCGTTCTTCAAGACCAGCCCGCGGCTCGCCTCGCCCGACATCCAGGTTCACTTCCTGCCGTTCTCGACCGACAAGATGGGCGAGAAGCTGCACGATTTCTCCGGCTTCACCGCGTCGGTGTGCCAGCTCCGCCCCGAAAGCCGCGGCAGCCTGCGGATAAGAAGCGCCGATCCGACCGTGCCGCCGGAAATCCGCATCAATTACATGTCGACCGAGACGGACCGCACGACCAACGTCGAAGGCCTCAAGATCCTGCGCACGATCCTGGGCGCGCCGGCGCTGAAGCCGTTCGTCGTCGACGAGCTCGATCCGGGCGCGAAGGTATCCACGGATGCGGAACTGCTGGATTTCTGCCGCGAGCGCGGCAGCACCATCTATCATCCGACCTCGACCTGCCGTATGGGCAATGACGCGCTGGCGGTGGTCGACCAGCGGCTGAAGGTGAAGGGCCTCGAGGGCCTTCGCGTCGTCGACGGCTCGATCATGCCGGACCTCGTGTCGGGCAACACCAACGCGCCGATCATCATGATCGCGGAAAAGGCCTCCGACATGATATTGGAGGATGCGCGGTAA
- a CDS encoding helix-turn-helix domain containing protein gives MAKQAERRAATTEAILAAARRLFGANGFAATTMDEIAEAARVAKGAVYHHFKTKEAVFEAVFDSVSRDLVVEIDRAARTEKDVLAAMVAGTQHYFAATAKGPTGQIILRDGPAVLGWERWREIDARHFGGKLPRAIAAAMEAGLIARQPVEPLARLLLGAVTEAAVACAGRVDISRAGAEYARAFKSLVEALRLAE, from the coding sequence ATGGCGAAACAGGCGGAACGGCGGGCGGCAACCACCGAGGCAATCCTGGCGGCGGCGCGCCGCCTGTTCGGGGCTAACGGATTTGCCGCCACCACCATGGACGAGATCGCCGAAGCCGCCCGCGTCGCCAAGGGTGCGGTGTATCATCACTTCAAGACCAAGGAGGCGGTGTTCGAGGCGGTGTTCGATTCTGTCTCGCGCGACCTCGTCGTCGAGATCGACCGCGCCGCGCGGACCGAGAAGGACGTGCTCGCCGCGATGGTCGCCGGCACCCAGCATTATTTTGCAGCGACCGCCAAGGGACCGACCGGCCAGATCATCTTGCGCGACGGCCCGGCGGTGCTCGGCTGGGAGCGCTGGCGCGAGATCGACGCCCGGCATTTCGGCGGCAAGCTGCCACGCGCCATCGCCGCCGCTATGGAAGCCGGTCTGATCGCGCGTCAGCCGGTCGAGCCGCTGGCGCGGCTGCTGCTCGGCGCAGTGACTGAAGCTGCGGTCGCCTGCGCCGGGCGCGTGGATATCTCAAGGGCCGGCGCGGAATATGCCCGTGCGTTCAAGTCGCTGGTCGAGGCGCTGCGCCTCGCCGAATGA
- a CDS encoding nuclear transport factor 2 family protein, producing MPSREIVEAFAKRLEAGDFVGAIEQFCAPDAATYENNAAPVVGRDKLAAKERGVLAAFKEVKAVRIGPSLIEVDTVATRWIFSFTNAEGATRTLEEIAWQTWRGDELIEERFFYDPKQLGR from the coding sequence ATGCCGAGCCGTGAGATCGTGGAAGCCTTTGCAAAGCGGCTGGAGGCCGGGGATTTCGTCGGCGCAATCGAGCAGTTTTGCGCGCCCGATGCCGCCACATACGAAAACAACGCCGCGCCGGTGGTCGGGCGGGACAAGCTGGCAGCGAAGGAACGCGGTGTGCTCGCCGCTTTCAAGGAGGTCAAGGCCGTCCGCATCGGACCGAGCCTGATCGAGGTCGACACCGTCGCCACGCGCTGGATTTTCAGCTTCACCAATGCGGAAGGCGCCACGCGGACACTGGAGGAGATCGCCTGGCAGACCTGGCGGGGCGACGAGTTGATCGAAGAACGGTTCTTTTACGATCCCAAGCAGTTGGGGCGCTGA
- a CDS encoding EAL domain-containing protein — protein sequence MRTQLSSYFARLFAGDLSAFGGPATDEAVAGHIRAEQMSLVLGYSVGIMLANACNAAVLAIALWHSPDWKLALVWAITVAGAAIAFGLQSHTSRRITKPQFVSRRAVYRLVRNAFLLGTAWGIVPVAFFANAETGGKLVITCLCSGMLAGGALAFATIPIAAIAFTAPLFLGIAICLGRSDDLAYLLIAILVAVYGSVLLRGVFVNSFAFTRRVMRQIETERNVRQDPLTHLPNRFAFNETLDAALKRLALSGEEFAVLLLDLDRFKEVNDKFGHPAGDEFLVQVANRLQRCTRAAEHVARIGGDEFALVMANLARSEDALEIAERFVAAFAEPFTIEGREIVGATSVGIVLAPRDGNTTPDIMKNADTALYRAKKAGPGTVCFFEVSDDKASRDRKALQSDLEGAIARNELFLVYQPFLHLGDNRITGFEALLRWQHPSRGLVPPSEFIPIAEETGLIHEIGEWVILRACATLADWPEDIRVAVNFSAAQFHNTGILQTIVQALADAKIAPRRLEIEITESMLLSKYGSAASILNALLQLGVTVALDDFGTGFSSLTYLRKLPFSRIKIDQSFIRDMLVQPDCAAIVKSVISLARDLKIGVVAEGVETADQLEYLRQISCDEVQGYLVGRPATAEQVLALLAPKKRRASYAA from the coding sequence ATGCGGACCCAACTGAGTTCTTATTTCGCACGGCTGTTTGCCGGCGATTTGTCCGCGTTTGGCGGACCAGCAACCGACGAAGCCGTCGCCGGCCATATCCGCGCCGAGCAGATGTCGCTCGTGCTGGGCTATTCCGTCGGCATTATGCTCGCCAACGCCTGCAATGCGGCGGTGCTCGCCATCGCCCTGTGGCATTCGCCCGATTGGAAGCTCGCTCTGGTCTGGGCGATCACAGTCGCCGGCGCCGCGATCGCATTCGGCCTGCAATCCCACACCTCGCGCCGTATCACCAAGCCGCAATTCGTGTCCCGCCGCGCCGTGTACCGGCTCGTACGGAATGCCTTCCTGCTCGGCACGGCCTGGGGCATCGTGCCGGTCGCCTTCTTCGCAAACGCCGAGACCGGCGGAAAGCTCGTCATCACCTGCCTGTGCTCCGGGATGCTGGCCGGCGGCGCGCTCGCCTTCGCCACGATTCCGATCGCGGCCATCGCATTCACGGCGCCGCTCTTCCTCGGCATCGCCATCTGTCTCGGCCGAAGCGACGATCTGGCTTATCTGCTGATCGCCATCCTGGTCGCGGTCTATGGATCGGTGCTGCTGCGCGGCGTGTTCGTCAATTCCTTCGCATTCACGCGTCGCGTGATGCGGCAGATCGAGACGGAACGCAACGTGCGGCAGGACCCGCTGACCCACCTGCCCAACCGCTTCGCCTTCAACGAGACGCTCGATGCCGCCCTGAAGAGGCTGGCCCTCTCCGGCGAGGAGTTCGCGGTGCTTCTGCTCGACCTCGATCGCTTCAAGGAGGTCAACGACAAGTTCGGCCATCCGGCCGGCGACGAATTCTTGGTCCAGGTCGCGAACCGGCTGCAGCGCTGCACGCGCGCGGCCGAGCATGTCGCGCGCATCGGCGGCGACGAGTTCGCGCTGGTGATGGCGAACCTGGCGCGGTCGGAGGATGCGCTCGAGATCGCCGAACGCTTCGTCGCGGCCTTTGCCGAGCCGTTCACGATCGAGGGCCGCGAGATCGTCGGCGCGACCAGCGTCGGCATCGTGCTGGCGCCGCGCGACGGCAACACGACGCCCGACATCATGAAGAATGCCGACACCGCGCTGTACCGCGCCAAGAAGGCCGGGCCCGGCACGGTCTGCTTCTTCGAGGTCAGCGACGACAAGGCCTCGCGTGACCGCAAGGCGCTGCAATCGGATCTCGAAGGCGCGATCGCGCGGAACGAGCTGTTCCTGGTTTACCAGCCGTTCCTCCATCTCGGCGACAATCGCATCACCGGCTTCGAGGCGCTGCTGCGCTGGCAGCATCCCTCGCGCGGGCTGGTCCCGCCGAGTGAATTCATTCCAATCGCGGAAGAGACCGGGCTGATCCACGAGATCGGCGAATGGGTCATCTTGCGTGCCTGCGCGACGCTGGCGGACTGGCCGGAGGACATCAGGGTCGCCGTGAATTTCTCCGCGGCGCAGTTTCACAACACGGGAATCCTGCAGACGATCGTGCAGGCGCTGGCCGATGCGAAGATCGCCCCCCGCCGGCTCGAGATCGAGATCACGGAGTCGATGCTGCTGTCGAAATACGGTTCGGCGGCCTCGATCCTGAACGCGCTGCTGCAACTCGGCGTCACGGTGGCGCTCGACGATTTCGGCACCGGGTTCTCGTCGCTGACTTACTTGCGCAAGCTGCCCTTCAGCCGCATCAAGATCGACCAGTCCTTCATCCGCGACATGCTGGTGCAGCCGGATTGCGCCGCGATCGTGAAGTCGGTGATCTCCCTCGCCCGTGACCTGAAGATCGGCGTGGTCGCGGAAGGCGTCGAAACCGCCGATCAGCTCGAATATCTGCGCCAGATCAGTTGCGACGAGGTCCAGGGCTACCTCGTCGGCCGGCCGGCGACGGCCGAGCAGGTGCTGGCGCTGCTCGCCCCGAAGAAACGCCGAGCGAGCTACGCGGCGTAG
- a CDS encoding PDR/VanB family oxidoreductase — MRFIETWTSATLVSTRDLAPDIREFLILPDQFDGAAYPVGSHINVSVTIDDRPEMRSYSLVGEASSRGFRIAVRRAEDSRGGSRYMWQLAPGARLDITQPASLLAVDWTRENYCLIAGGIGITPIIGAAHALARRGANVRLHYAVRSRRDAAYLDELAGLLGDRLVVHAGDEGKRLDLDALFASLPRGALTLFCGPMRMLDAARHAWTAAGHPLTDLRYETFGSSGTLPTETFRVRLKDSGVELEIPRERSMLDVLNASGHEVMYDCKRGECGLCAIDVVEVEGEIDHRDVFFSDHQKASNQKICACVSRARGTITVDTLLRADAT; from the coding sequence ATGCGCTTCATCGAAACCTGGACTTCGGCCACGCTCGTGTCGACGCGCGACCTTGCGCCGGACATCCGCGAATTCCTGATCCTGCCGGACCAGTTCGACGGCGCCGCCTATCCGGTCGGCAGCCACATCAACGTGAGCGTGACCATCGATGACCGGCCCGAGATGCGGTCCTATTCGCTGGTCGGCGAGGCCTCGTCCCGCGGCTTCCGGATCGCGGTGCGCCGCGCCGAGGATTCCCGCGGCGGCTCGCGCTACATGTGGCAGCTCGCACCGGGCGCGCGGCTCGACATCACCCAGCCCGCCTCGCTGCTCGCGGTCGACTGGACCCGCGAGAACTATTGCCTGATCGCCGGCGGCATCGGCATCACGCCGATCATCGGCGCGGCGCACGCGCTGGCGCGGCGAGGGGCGAATGTCAGGCTGCACTATGCCGTGCGCTCGCGCCGCGATGCCGCCTATCTCGACGAACTCGCTGGTCTGCTCGGCGATCGCCTGGTCGTTCACGCCGGCGACGAGGGCAAGCGGCTCGATCTCGACGCGCTGTTTGCCTCGCTGCCGCGGGGCGCGCTGACGCTGTTCTGCGGCCCGATGCGGATGCTCGACGCCGCGCGCCACGCCTGGACCGCCGCGGGCCATCCGCTCACCGATCTCCGCTACGAGACTTTCGGCTCCAGCGGCACGCTGCCGACCGAGACGTTCCGCGTGCGCCTGAAGGACTCCGGTGTCGAGCTCGAAATCCCGCGTGAGCGCTCGATGCTGGACGTACTCAATGCGAGCGGCCACGAGGTGATGTATGACTGCAAGCGCGGCGAATGTGGTCTGTGCGCCATCGACGTGGTCGAGGTCGAGGGCGAGATCGACCACCGCGACGTCTTCTTCAGCGATCATCAGAAAGCGAGCAACCAGAAGATCTGCGCCTGCGTCTCGCGCGCTCGCGGCACCATCACCGTGGACACGCTGCTCAGGGCGGACGCGACCTGA